One Arthrobacter sp. B3I4 genomic window, CTCGGGGTTGATCGGTTCGCCCACTGAACCCAGGACCCGGATCGAGGAGAGGTCGTACTTCGCCGGGACCTCCTTGCCCCACTTCATGAACGTGCGGATCGCGGTGGGTGCCGTGTAGAGGATGGATACCTTGTACTTCTCCACGATTTCCCACCAGCGGCCCTGGTGCGGGGAATCGGGGGTGCCTTCATACATCACCTGGGTCGCGCCGTTGATGAGGGGCGCGTAGGCGACGTAGGAGTGACCGGTGACCCAGCCGACGTCGGCCGTGCACCAGTAGACGTCCGTTTCCGGGTGCAGGTCGAAGACTGCCCGGTGCGTGTAGGCGCACTGAGTGAGATAGCCGCCGGTGGTGTGCAGGATGCCCTTGGGTTTGCCGGTGGTGCCGGAGGTATAGAGGATGTACAGCGGGTGCTCGGAGTCGTGGCCGACGGCAGTGTGCTCGGCGGAGGCGACCTCGACGGTCTCGGACCACCAGTGGTCGCGGCCCTCGTGCCAGTCCACGTCCTGGCCGTTGCGCTTGACGACGACGACGTTCTGGACCGTGTGGCCGTTACCGTCTCCCTCGTGGGACAAGGCATCGTCGACGGCGTGCTTGAGGGAACTCGGCTTGCCGCGGCGGTAGGTGCCGTCGGCTGTGACGACGAGTTTGGCTTCGGCGTCGTCGATCCGGGAACGGAGCGCCTCGGCGGAGAAGCCGCCGAACACCACGGAGTGGATGGCGCCGATCCGCGCGCAGGCCAGCAGCGTGATGACGGCCTCGGGGATCATCGGCAGGTAGACCGCGACGCGGTCACCCTTGGCGACGCCAAGGGACTCAAAGGCGTTGGCGGCCTTCTTGACCTCTTCGGTGAGCTGGGCATAGGTGTAGGTGCGGGTGTCGCCGGGTTCGCCCTCGAAATAAATGGCGACGCGGTCGCCGTTGCCGGCCTCGACGTGCCGGTCAAGGGCGTTGTACGCGGCATTGACCTCGCCGCCAACGAACCACTTAGCGAACGGCGGATTGGACCAGTCCAGCGTCTCCGTGAAGTCCTTGCTCCAGCTCAGCAGCTGGCGGGCCTGCTTGGCCCAGAACGCTGGCCGGTCGGCGTCGGCCTCGGCGTAGTCGGCGGCCGTGACCACGGCGTTGGCGGCGAACTCTGCCGAGGGGGAGAACTTGCGGTTCTCCTGCGACAGGTTTTCGAAGGCATCGCCGTGCCGGGGCGTGGCGGTGGTGGAGCCGGGGGTCTGCTGGGACATGGTGAACCTCATCATTCATCGAGCCGTGCCGTACGGGCCGACCGTCCCCCCTCCGTCCCGGCCACCTGGGCGGCGTCGGGCATTGGCTGGTCACGGCGAACCGTAAAGAGCTGTTCCGAAATACACACTAACCCTTGGCCCGGACAGAACGTGTGCCCCATCACAAAGGGCGCCGCGAGCGGCGTTTATTAAGCGCCGAGTGGCGGCACGGGGTCCTGGCGCCCACTGAGCGGCCGCCGCCGGGGCGCTGGTGCGCGGGCCACGGCAGGTCAGCTAGTGATCGGTCCGGCACTTGGTTAGGCTGAGACGAAACCGTGACATCCGATGGGAGCAACAGGGCCGCAAACGGTCCTGACTTTGCCTGCCCTTAGGCGGCACTGTCCAGAGTGCGGCCCTGCTAAGGAGAACAGAATGAACGAGCAAAGCAACGGGCAGCTCCAGGCGCCCTCCCGAGCCGACGGCCCGGGGCAGGCAACCGGGCAGGGGGAACACCCGCGCTTTACCGTGGATAAGCCGAATCCGAAGAACAATGAAGCCGTGCTGGGGCAGTTCACCGTCCGGGACCTCACCGTTTTCGGCTCAACGCTGGTTCTCTTCATCGCCTCGCTGATTCCCATGTTCGCCGTCCGGTACAACCTCTGGAACCTGGGGAGTCTCTTCTTCCTGGGTCTGGGAATCCTTCTGCCGCTGATCGTCGTCGCGCTGTTCGTGGCACGCCGTGTCAGCCCAGGCACGAAGATCCGGATCGGCTCCCTCTCGATCGACCAGTTCGCCTCCGTTGTGGCCTCCTTCAGCCTGGCCTTCTTCTTCCTGGCCGCCGCCGGCGCTTTCGTTCCGAGCCTGCTGCTGGGGCTCGTGGGAGCGCTCGGTCTCTTCGCCGCCACGGTGCTCGCGCGCTTGTTCCCGGTTTTCGCCGGCGACTTCCTGCACCGCGCCGAAACCCCCGCGCACGTTGTAGCCAGGGAAGCCGCGGAGCCGGTCCGCAAGCCGCGTGCAGCCAAGGCGCCGAAACCCGCAGGCGACGCCACGGCGTCCAAGCAGGGAAGCAATCCGCTGGCGGGCTGGGCTAAGCGCATCACCCCCGGAAAAGACGCAGCCAGTAAAGAATCAAACAGCGTGCAGCACGCCCCGCAGGGCCACGGGCCGCAGGGTGCGTCACACGTCGTCGCTGCCGGTGCTGCGGGTGCTGCGGGCGGCAGTGCCGCCGGGCATGCCCGTCCGGCCGCCGCTGAGCCCGCTACCCAGGCCCATGGCGTCGTACCGACTGCATCCCCCGAGCCGACGGCGGGGTACGCCCCGGCGGCAGATGCAGGACCGTCCACCCAGCGGACCGAAGCCGCAGCCGCACCGGTCGGCTCCAACGCTGCAACGTCCGCTCAGGCTGCCCAGGCTCCGAACCCGGCCGCGGAAGAAACCCAAGCCGCCGCAGTCCCGGCGTCGGCAGCAGGATCCTCCGCAGTCGGCCACGATGCCCCCACCGCCCTCACCCCCCAGGTCCACGCCCAGGAGCCGATCGGCGCCACAGTGGACCCGGCGAGCCGCCCCGCCGCGGGCGACCAGCCCGTCTACGAGGCGTTCTGGTTCGCGGTTGCGCAGCCCCGCACCGCCGTCGACGAGCACACCGGCGCCCCCGCGTTCGTCGTCGAGCCCGGCGGCTGGGTCCTCGCCCTCGAAGACCGGGGCCATGAGTTCCTGGTCCAGCACACGGACGGCCGGGTCGGCGTTCTGCGCGATCTGAGCAACATCGAACGCGGCTAACCACGCCATGGCCAGCACCCCCGGCAGCCCGCGCACCGGCAAAACGAGCCCCGGCGGCTCGGACCCCGGCGGCCCGGATCCCGGTAGCGGGCGGGTTGCCGGGGAGACGTTGCTGGGGCTCAAGCGCCGGGGCCGCCGGATCAACCGGGCGCTGGCCGAGCAGTACCCTTACGCGCACGCCGAACTGGATTTCCGCAACCCGTTCGAGCTGGTCGTAGCCACAGTGCTGTCGGCCCAGACCACGGATGTGCTGGTCAACCAGATCACGCCGCTGCTCTTCGCCCGCTACCCGGACGCCCGGAGCATCGCCGAGGCTGAGCCCGCCGACGTGGAAGCCATCGTCAAGCCCACCGGCTTTTTCCGGGCGAAAACGCGGAACCTGATGGCGCTGTGCACCAAGCTTGTGGACGACTACGACGGCGAAGTGCCCGGCCGACTGGAGGACCTTGTGAAGCTCCCCGGCATCGGGCGGAAGACCGCGAACGTCGTGCTCGGAAACGCCTTCGGCATCCCGGGCATCACCGTGGACACCCACTTCGGCAGGTTGGCCCGCCGCTTCGGCTGGACGGCGTCGGAGGATCCGGTGAAGATCGAGTTCGACGTCGCCGAACTGTTCGAACGGAAAGACTGGACGATGCTCTCGCACCGGGTCGTGTTCCACGGCCGGCGGGTGTGCCACTCCCGCAAACCGGCCTGCGGCGCCTGCGCCGTGGCGAATTGGTGCCCCAGTTACGGGACGGGTGAGACGGACCCGGACAAGGCCAAGGCGTTGCTGAAATACGAGCTGGCTCCCGGGCAGGAGGAGTTGCTGGCAAAGCTGCTCGCCGAGACCCACCGCGCCGCTGAAATCCGGATGGAATCCCAAAGAAGGCCCCAATGACCGCACGACAGGACCTCATCGATCTGGTGGCCGCGGTGGAGGCCGGCACGGCTCCGCCCCCGGACCCTCGGTGGCGGGAGCTGACGGTTGAACCGGGCGAACGCGTGCGCCGGGCCGCCGTACTGATGCTCTTCGGTTCCCTGGACGATGTCCCCGCGGCCTCGGTGAAACTGCTCGCACCTGCGGATCTTGACGTGCTGCTGCTTCAGCGCGCACAGACGCTGGACGACCACCCGGGCCAGGTGGCCTTTCCCGGCGGCGGCATCGACCCTGGCGAGTCCGTGATTGAAGCGGCCCTGCGCGAGGGGGAAGAGGAGACCGGGCTGGATCCGCGCGGAGTCGAGGTCCTGGGCGTCATGCCGGAGCTGGCGCTGCCGAGAGGCAACTTCCTGGTCACTCCGGTCCTGGGCTGGTGGGCTTCACCGTCACCGGTCCGGGTCGTGGACTACGGCGAGTCCTCGCAGGTCTTCCGGGTTCCGGTCCGGGATCTCCTCGACCCGGACAACCGGGTGATGGCCACCGTCAGCCGGGCCGGCCAGACTTTCCGAAGCCCGGCGTTTGCGGTCAACGGCGTGGTGGTCTGGGGCTTCACCGGGATGATCCTGAACCAGCTGTTCGACCAGCTGGGCTGGTCAGTTCCGTGGGACCGCACCCGGTTGCACGGGATCGACGTTTAGCGGAACGGGGCTAGGCGCAGCGCGCCCGGCTAGCCTTGCCCGGCGGACCGGTCCACGACCAGCCCGGTCGCGGCGTCCCGCACCGCGGTGATGCCGGCAGCCGCGCCCACGACGGTGGTGTAGGGCGGCGAGACAGCAACCACCGTCCCGTCCGGTGCCGTCATCCTGAAGAAGTACGACGCGTCTCCGGACGCTGCGATTTCGAATATGCCAGCCACCGTGCTGCCTTCCGTTCCCTGCCTCATTGCCTTGCCTTCGCACCGGCGGGAAGGTCGAATGTCCGGCCGGTATTTCGAACGTAACAAGGCCCGGAGTAGGGCCGCAACGCTACTGCCGGGTACATTACCCGGGGCGTCACACGCGGCGTCCGGCGTCGTTTTATCGGCTATTTCGCGTTGTCATAGGACTCGACGACGGCGACGCTCACCGGAAACTCCACCGGGATCCGGCCGAACAACAGCTCCTTGGCCGCGGCGGCGGACTCTTCAATGACCTGGACGCAGGACTCGACGGCGCCGTCCGGGCAGTGGACCATCACTTCATCGTGCAGGAAGAAGACGAGCTCCCCGGCGGGGGAGCCGGCAGCGCGCAGGGTCCGCAGCCGGCGTCGGAGTTCCGCCAGCCAGCAGGCGGCCCAGTCCGCGGCCGAGCCCTGCACCACGAAGTTGCGGGTGAACCTGCCGCGCGCCCGCGCCAGCGATTCGGCCCGGCGTTGTTCCTCGGAGGTGGCGGACCGCTGGCTGAGCAGCCAGCGGTCCGAGGGCGGCGGGCTGCTGCGCCCCAGCCGGGTGGTCACGGTCTGGCCCGCCTCGCCCTCACGCGCGGCCTGCTCCACGAAGCCGACAGCCCGCGGGTAAAGGCGGGCCAGTTGCGGCATCAGGCGGCCGGATTCGCCGCTCGTTGCCCCATAAATGGCGCCGAGCAATGCCACCTTGGCTTTGGCACGGTCGCCGCCAAAACCCTGGGCGGCGATGCCGGCGTAGAGGTCTTTGTCCCTGGCGGCCTCGGCCATTTTGGTGTCCTGGGCCAGTGCGACCAGCACGCGCGGCTCCAGCTGGGAGGCATCGGCGACGATCAGCTTGTGCCCCGGGTCGGCGTGCACCGCGCCCCGGATCTGCCGCGGAATCTGCAGCGCTCCGCCGCCGCGTGAGGCCCAACGGCCCGAGACCACGCCGCCCACCACATACTCCGGACGAAAGCGGCCGTCCGCGACCCAGGCGTCCAGCCAGGCCCAGCCGTTCGCGGCGTGAAGCCGGGCGAGCTTCTTGTAGGCGAGCAACGGTTCGATCGCCGGGTGGGTGGACTCCTTCAGTTCCCACTGCCGGGTGCTCTTTACCTCAATCCCGTTGCGGTGCAGGGCCCGCATCAGGTCTTGCGGGGAGTCCGGGTTCAGCGCGGGGGACTGCAGCAGGCGGCGAAGTTCGCTGTTGAGGGCCTCCAGCTTCGCCGGACGGTGGCCGTGGGGCGGCCGCGGCCCGAGATGGCCGGCGAGGATCTGCTCGTGCAGCTCCTCGCGCCATGGCACGCCGGTGTGCTGCATTTCGGTAGCGATTATGGCGCAAGCGGACTCGGCGGCCAGCAGGAGCTGGAGCCGCTGCTTGCGGTGGCTGCCGGCGTGCCCGGTGCCGGCCGACCCCGCGCCGGCCGACCCCGCACCGCCCAATCCGGGGCCGCCCTGCCCCGCGAGGGCCAGCGCCTCCTGCTGGGCGGCGTACTCGGCACGCAGCTCTTCGAGTGAATGCCGCGGGGCCGCCTGCAGCCGGGCGTCATCGAACAGGGCGCCCTGGTCCGCGGGCGGGGGCGGCGGCTGCAAAACCCGCGGCGGTTGCGCGAGGTCATCGTCCTGGGTCAGCTTCTCCGCAGACCGGGCGTAGTCGGTGTGCGCCGTGAACGCAGAGTGGGCCAGGATGGCGCCGCACAGGGTCAGGTCATAGCAACGCTCCACCTCGACGCCGGCAGCCAGCAGGGCCGGGTACCAGTCCTGGGTACGGTGCCAGATCCAGCGGGCCCCCCGACGCTCCAGATCACGGACAACGCCGGGCAGCTCGGCGGTGCTGACCAGGCGCGGTTTGGGGGCGGCAGGATCTGGATCGCCCGACGGCGTGAGCCGCTGCACGGCTGCGCCGTCAGGGTGGGCGGCGAGCAGCAGATGCATGGACTCAATTCTGCCCTGCTGTTCCGTGCTGAAATGCCAGCGGCCGCGGGGACGGTTTTCCACATAGCCGGCGGCGGCGGTATCGGCCCGGCTCCGGGTCCATCAAGGTGGTGCCATGAGCAGGCACCAATCATCCGAACCCGGGTCCCCGCGGCCCGCGCCCCGGGGCGGCACCGCTGCCGGTCCTCCTCCCGCGGCATGGCTGCCCGACGGCGCGGCAGAGACGCTGCTGGTCACCGGCTCGGAGGTGCTGCGGGCCGAGGTGGAATGCATCGTCGCGGCCGCCGGACGGCAGCTGACCTCCGTAAGCGATGCCGCGGAGGCGGCGCCGTTCTGGGATGCGGCCGGGGCGGTGCTGGTGGGCAGTGATGTGCCGGAGTTGCCCTACCGGCGGCGTGTCCCGGCCGTGGTGGTGGGGCTAAGCGGTGAAGGGGACAGGCTGTGGCAACTGGCGGCGGTTATGGGTGCCGAACGCGTGGCAGTCCTTCCTGAGGGCGGCCCCTGGCTGGCTGAGTACCTGAGCCGCTACCACGCCGCCGATCCGGGCGGACACGTCCTGGGCGTTGTCGGCGGCTGCGGCGGGGCCGGGGCAACGACCGCGGCCGTCTGGCTTGCGCAGGCCGCAGCCCGGCATGGCGCACGCGTGCTGCTGATTGACGGCGATCCCTGGGGCGGCGGTCTCGAACTTGCGCTCTCCGCTGAAGAAGAGGACGGACTCCGCTGGCCGGACCTCGCGGACGCGAGCGGCAGTATCGACCCGGACCAGTTCCGGGAGGCGCTGCCGGACGCAGGCGGCTTCTCCTTCCTGTCCTGGCCTGGCAAGCGGGAACGTCCCGTCCCCGTTGACACGGCAGCGGTCTCCGCCGTGCTTGACGCCGCCCGGCGAAGTTTCGAGCTTGTCCTGCTGGACATTGGGCGGGGGCGGGAAGTCGTGCGCACCTTCGCCTGGGAATGCGACCGGGTTCTCGTCGTGCTGCCGGCCCAGCTCCGGGCCGCCGTCGCCGCTGCCCGGCTGGTACCCGAACTTCCGCCCGTGGAGACACCGCTCGCGGTCAGGGTCCGGCCGGGGGCCGCTGTCGACTATGAGCTCATTGCCCGTTCCGTCGGTGCGCCGGTGCAAAGCGTTCTGCCCGAGGTTCGCGGA contains:
- a CDS encoding DUF1508 domain-containing protein; this encodes MAGIFEIAASGDASYFFRMTAPDGTVVAVSPPYTTVVGAAAGITAVRDAATGLVVDRSAGQG
- a CDS encoding CoA pyrophosphatase encodes the protein MTARQDLIDLVAAVEAGTAPPPDPRWRELTVEPGERVRRAAVLMLFGSLDDVPAASVKLLAPADLDVLLLQRAQTLDDHPGQVAFPGGGIDPGESVIEAALREGEEETGLDPRGVEVLGVMPELALPRGNFLVTPVLGWWASPSPVRVVDYGESSQVFRVPVRDLLDPDNRVMATVSRAGQTFRSPAFAVNGVVVWGFTGMILNQLFDQLGWSVPWDRTRLHGIDV
- the acs gene encoding acetate--CoA ligase, translating into MSQQTPGSTTATPRHGDAFENLSQENRKFSPSAEFAANAVVTAADYAEADADRPAFWAKQARQLLSWSKDFTETLDWSNPPFAKWFVGGEVNAAYNALDRHVEAGNGDRVAIYFEGEPGDTRTYTYAQLTEEVKKAANAFESLGVAKGDRVAVYLPMIPEAVITLLACARIGAIHSVVFGGFSAEALRSRIDDAEAKLVVTADGTYRRGKPSSLKHAVDDALSHEGDGNGHTVQNVVVVKRNGQDVDWHEGRDHWWSETVEVASAEHTAVGHDSEHPLYILYTSGTTGKPKGILHTTGGYLTQCAYTHRAVFDLHPETDVYWCTADVGWVTGHSYVAYAPLINGATQVMYEGTPDSPHQGRWWEIVEKYKVSILYTAPTAIRTFMKWGKEVPAKYDLSSIRVLGSVGEPINPEAWMWYRDVIGSNAGAHGEKKEHPAPIVDTWWQTETGAQMIAPLPGVTATKPGSAQVPLPGIAVDVVDEAGESVPNGAGGYLVIREPWPAMLRGIWGDPERFKETYWSRFETMYFAGDGAKKDEDGDVWLLGRVDDVMNISGHRLSTAEIESALVSHPAVAEAAVVGAADDTTGQAVVAFVILRGDAVDSGDAMVQELRNHVSKEIGPIAKPKTILVVPELPKTRSGKIMRRLLKDVAEGREVGDATTLADNSVMAQIASSLKK
- a CDS encoding bifunctional 3'-5' exonuclease/DNA polymerase, with the protein product MHLLLAAHPDGAAVQRLTPSGDPDPAAPKPRLVSTAELPGVVRDLERRGARWIWHRTQDWYPALLAAGVEVERCYDLTLCGAILAHSAFTAHTDYARSAEKLTQDDDLAQPPRVLQPPPPPADQGALFDDARLQAAPRHSLEELRAEYAAQQEALALAGQGGPGLGGAGSAGAGSAGTGHAGSHRKQRLQLLLAAESACAIIATEMQHTGVPWREELHEQILAGHLGPRPPHGHRPAKLEALNSELRRLLQSPALNPDSPQDLMRALHRNGIEVKSTRQWELKESTHPAIEPLLAYKKLARLHAANGWAWLDAWVADGRFRPEYVVGGVVSGRWASRGGGALQIPRQIRGAVHADPGHKLIVADASQLEPRVLVALAQDTKMAEAARDKDLYAGIAAQGFGGDRAKAKVALLGAIYGATSGESGRLMPQLARLYPRAVGFVEQAAREGEAGQTVTTRLGRSSPPPSDRWLLSQRSATSEEQRRAESLARARGRFTRNFVVQGSAADWAACWLAELRRRLRTLRAAGSPAGELVFFLHDEVMVHCPDGAVESCVQVIEESAAAAKELLFGRIPVEFPVSVAVVESYDNAK
- the nth gene encoding endonuclease III yields the protein MASTPGSPRTGKTSPGGSDPGGPDPGSGRVAGETLLGLKRRGRRINRALAEQYPYAHAELDFRNPFELVVATVLSAQTTDVLVNQITPLLFARYPDARSIAEAEPADVEAIVKPTGFFRAKTRNLMALCTKLVDDYDGEVPGRLEDLVKLPGIGRKTANVVLGNAFGIPGITVDTHFGRLARRFGWTASEDPVKIEFDVAELFERKDWTMLSHRVVFHGRRVCHSRKPACGACAVANWCPSYGTGETDPDKAKALLKYELAPGQEELLAKLLAETHRAAEIRMESQRRPQ
- the ssd gene encoding septum site-determining protein Ssd; its protein translation is MSRHQSSEPGSPRPAPRGGTAAGPPPAAWLPDGAAETLLVTGSEVLRAEVECIVAAAGRQLTSVSDAAEAAPFWDAAGAVLVGSDVPELPYRRRVPAVVVGLSGEGDRLWQLAAVMGAERVAVLPEGGPWLAEYLSRYHAADPGGHVLGVVGGCGGAGATTAAVWLAQAAARHGARVLLIDGDPWGGGLELALSAEEEDGLRWPDLADASGSIDPDQFREALPDAGGFSFLSWPGKRERPVPVDTAAVSAVLDAARRSFELVLLDIGRGREVVRTFAWECDRVLVVLPAQLRAAVAAARLVPELPPVETPLAVRVRPGAAVDYELIARSVGAPVQSVLPEVRGTAAATELGRLLDAGNRRSVQRFADAVLDLTGDEYP